The following coding sequences are from one Stigmatopora nigra isolate UIUO_SnigA chromosome 12, RoL_Snig_1.1, whole genome shotgun sequence window:
- the sptbn1 gene encoding spectrin beta chain, non-erythrocytic 1 isoform X1 — protein MTSVAGELEHMEIQQQYNSEGVNNRWDADDRDNENSSARLFERSRIKALADEREAVQKKTFTKWVNSHLSRVSCRITDLYVDLRDGRMLIKLLEVLSGERLPKPTKGRMRIHCLENVDKALQFLKEQRVHLENMGSHDIVDGNHRLTLGLIWTIILRFQIQDISVETEDNKEKKSAKDALLLWCQMKTAGYPNVNIHNFSTSWRDGMAFNAIIHKHRPDLIDFDKLKKSNAHHNLQNAFNMAEHHLGLTKLLDAEDISVDHPDEKSIITYVVTYYHYFSKMKALKVEGKRIGKVLDNAIETEKMVDKYESLASELLEWIEQTIIILNNRKFANSLVGVQQQLQAFNTYRTVEKPPKFTEKGNLEVLLFTIQSKMRANNQKVYTPREGKLISDINKAWERLEKAEHERELALRTELIRQEKLEQLARRFDRKAAMRETWLSENQRLVSQDNFGFDLQAVEAATKKHEAIETDIAAYEERVQAVVSVAKELEVESYHDIKRVTARKDNVIRLWEYLLELLKARRLRLEQTLGMQRVFQEMLYIMDWMDEMKMLLLSQDYGKHLLGVEDLLQKHALVEADIGIQADRVRAVNANAQKFAASESEGYKPCDPQIIKERVAHMEFCYQELSQLAAERRARLEESRRLWKFFWEMAEEEGWIREKEQILSSEDCGKDLTGAVRLLSQHKALEDETSGRAAHLQQTIKQGEQLVADDHFGADKIRERIRDIREQWAALEQLSAVRKSRLQEACNLHQFQADADDMDTWMLDALRIVSSVDVGHDEFSTQALVKKHKDVAEEIASYRPVIDALREQARTLPPEKSESPEVQTRLAGVEERYKEVVELARLRKQALQDALALYKMLSEASACQLWIDEKEQWLNGTDIPEKLEDLEVVQHRFESLEPEMNNQASRVAVVNQVARQLVHSGHPGEKEIKGQQDRLNTRWSHFRDLVDRKKESLSSALGVQNYHLDCNETKSWIKEKTKVIESTQELGNDLAGVMALQRKLTGMERDLAAIEDKLGDLGKEAERLSSEHPEQSQAITGRLGEITGVWEEMKGTMKNREESLGEASKLQQFLRELDDFQSWLSRTQTAIASEDVANTLAEAEKLLGQHEGLKKEIRNYEEDYQKMRDMGETVTRGQTDAQYMFLRQRLQALDTGWNELHKMWENRQSLLSQSHSYQLFLRDTKQAEAFLNNQEYVLAHTEMPTTLEGAEAAIKKQEDFMTTMDANEEKIGGVVDTGRRLVADGNINAERIQDKVDSIHQRHTKNRAAASDLLARLKDNRDLQKFLQDCQELTLWINEKMLTAQDMTYDEARNLHSKWLKHQAFMAELQSNKEWLDKIHKDGTALMAEKPETEAMVREKLSALKSMWAELESSTQTKAKCLFDANKAELFTQSCADLDKWLAGLDGQLQSDDYGKDLTSVNILLKKQQMLESQVEVRQKEVDELQSQSLALSREGKGSEEVDGQRKGVECKFGALRAPLQSRRDNLMASREIHQFNRDVEDEILWVEERMPSAASTDHGHNLQTVQLLIKKNQSLQKEIRGHRPRYDDIFERSRHVLCEDRPAAEPIRRRLDELRALWERVGEETDKRHARLGEAHRAQQYYFDAAEAEAWMSEQELYMMSEEKAKDEQSSVAMLKKHQILEQAVEDYADTVHQLSATSRGLVAAEHPDSERVGMRQSQVDKLYAGLKDLSEERRGKLDERFRLFQLNREVDDLEQWIAEREVVAGSHELGQDYEHVTMLQERFREFARDTGNIGQERVDGVNRLADELINGGHGDAATVAEWKDGLNEAWADLLELIDTRTQILAASFELHKFYHDAKEILARVLDKHKKLPEELGRDQNTVETLQRMHTAFEHDIQALGTQVRQLQEDAVRLQSAYAGDKADDIQKREGEVLEAWKNLLEAAEGRRGKLVDTGDKFRFFNLVRDLMLWMDDVIRLIEAQEKPRDVSSVELLMNNHQGIKAEIDARNDSFTACIELGKALLARKHYASDEIKEKLLQLTDKRKEMIDKWEDRWEWLRLVLEVHQFSRDAGVAEAWLLGQESYLSSREMGQSVDDVEKLIKRHEAFEKSAATWEERFAALERLTTMELLEVRRKLEEEERNNQTSAAQQRRVTRTHTLACCRSTLTGLSFLGRARRRIKTG, from the exons GAGACGGAGGACAACAAAGAGAAGAAATCGGCCAAAGACGCGCTGCTGCTGTGGTGTCAGATGAAGACGGCCGG CTATCCAAATGTCAACATCCACAACTTCTCCACGAGCTGGCGTGACGGGATGGCCTTCAACGCCATCATCCACAAACACAG GCCCGACCTGATCGACTTTGACAAGCTGAAGAAATCCAACGCCCACCACAACCTTCAGAACGCCTTCAACATGGCCGAGCATCACCTGGGCCTCACCAAGCTGCTGGACGCCGAAG ACATCAGCGTGGACCACCCCGACGAGAAGTCCATCATCACCTACGTGGTcacctactaccactacttctcCAAGATGAAGGCCCTCAAAGTGGAAGGCAAGCGTATCGGCAAG GTCCTGGACAACGCCATCGAGACGGAGAAGATGGTGGACAAGTACGAGTCGCTGGCCTCGGAGCTGCTGGAGTGGATCGAGCAGACCATCATCATCCTCAACAACCGCAAGTTTGCCAACTCGCTGGTGGGCGTCCAGCAGCAGCTGCAGGCCTTCAACACCTACAGGACGGTGGAGAAGCCGCCCAA GTTCACGGAGAAGGGCAACCTGGAGGTTCTCCTCTTCACCATCCAGAGCAAAATGAGGGCCAACAACCAGAAGGTGTACACGCCCCGCGAGGGCAAACTCATCTCGGACATTAACAAG GCGTGGGAGCGCCTGGAGAAGGCGGAGCACGAGCGCGAGTTGGCCTTGCGGACGGAGCTCATCCGTCAGGAGAAGCTGGAGCAGCTGGCCCGCCGTTTCGACCGGAAGGCCGCCATGAGGGAGACCTGGCTCAGCGAGAACCAGCGCCTGGTCTCGCAG GACAACTTTGGCTTCGACCTGCAGGCGGTGGAGGCGGCCACCAAGAAGCACGAGGCCATCGAGACCGACATCGCCGCCTACGAGGAGCGCGTTCAG GCGGTGGTGTCGGTGGCCAAAGAGCTGGAGGTGGAGAGCTACCACGACATCAAACGCGTGACGGCCCGGAAGGACAACGTCATCCGCCTGTGGGAGTACCTGCTGGAACTGCTCAAGGCGCGACGGCTGCGGCTGGAGCAGACGCTGGGCATGCAGAGGGTCTTCCAGGAGATGCTCTACATCATGGACTGGATGGACGAGATGAAG ATGCTGCTGCTGTCTCAGGACTACGGCAAACACCTCCTGGGCGTGGAGGACCTGCTGCAGAAGCACGCCCTGGTGGAGGCCGACATCGGCATCCAGGCCGACCGCGTCCGCGCCGTCAACGCCAACGCGCAGAAGTTTGCCGCCAGCGAATCGGAAG GGTACAAGCCCTGCGACCCCCAGATCATCAAGGAGCGGGTGGCCCACATGGAATTCTGCTACCAGGAGCTCAGCCAGCTGGCCGCCGAGCGCCGGGCTCGCCTGGAGGAGTCGCGCCGCCTCTGGAAGTTCTTCTGGGAAATGGCCGAAGAG GAGGGCTGGATCCGCGAGAAGGAGCAGATCCTGTCCTCGGAGGACTGCGGCAAGGACCTGACGGGCGCCGTGCGCCTGCTGAGCCAGCACAAGGCCCTGGAGGACGAAACCAGCGGGCGGGCCGCCCACCTGCAGCAGACCATCAAGCAGGGCGAGCAGCTGGTGGCCGACGACCACTTTGGGGCCGACAAGATACGAGAACGCATCCGTGACATTCGG GAGCAATGGGCAGCGCTGGAGCAACTCTCTGCCGTGCGCAAGTCTCGCCTGCAGGAGGCGTGCAACCTGCACCAGTTCCAA GCGGACGCCGACGACATGGACACGTGGATGCTGGACGCCCTGCGCATCGTGTCCAGCGTGGACGTGGGCCACGACGAGTTCTCCACGCAAGCGCTGGTCAAGAAGCACAAGGACGTGGCCGAGGAGATCGCCAGCTACCGGCCCGTCATCGACGCCCTGCGCGAGCAGGCGCGCACGCTGCCGCCCGAGAAGTCCGAGTCGCCGGAG GTGCAGACCCGCCTGGCCGGCGTGGAGGAGCGCTACAAGGAAGTGGTGGAACTGGCCCGCCTGCGCAAGCAAGCGCTCCAAGACGCGCTGGCCCTCTACAAGATGCTGAGCGAGGCCAGCGCCTGCCAGCTGTGGATCGACGAGAAGGAGCAGTGGCTCAACGGCACCGACATCCCCGAGAAGCTGGAGGACCTGGAGGTGGTCCAGCATCG CTTCGAGAGCCTGGAACCCGAGATGAACAATCAGGCCTCGCGGGTGGCCGTGGTCAACCAGGTGGCCCGGCAGCTGGTCCACAGCGGCCATCCCGGCGAGAAGGAGATCAAGGGCCAGCAGGACCGACTCAACACCAG gtGGAGTCACTTCCGAGACTTGGTGGACCGGAAGAAGGAGAGCCTGAGCTCGGCCTTGGGAGTGCAGAACTACCACCTGGATTGCAACGAGACCAAGTCCTGGATCAAGGAGAAGACCAAG GTGATCGAGTCCACCCAGGAGCTGGGCAACGACCTGGCCGGCGTCATGGCGCTGCAGAGGAAGCTGACGGGCATGGAGCGAGACCTGGCCGCCATCGAGGACAAGCTGGGCGACCTGGGCAAGGAGGCCGAGCGCCTCTCCTCCGAACACCCCGAACAATCCCAGGCCATCACCGGACGCCTGGGCGAGATCACCGGGGTGTGGGAAGAGATGAAG GGCACCATGAAGAACCGCGAGGAGTCGCTGGGCGAGGCCAGCAAGCTGCAGCAGTTCCTGCGCGAGCTGGACGACTTCCAGTCGTGGCTGTCCCGCACGCAGACGGCCATCGCCTCGGAGGACGTGGCCAACACGCTGGCCGAGGCCGAGAAGCTGCTGGGCCAGCACGAGGGCTTGAAGAAGGAGATCCGCAACTACGAGGAGGACTACCAGAAGATGCGCGACATGGGCGAGACGGTGACCCGCGGACAGACCGACGCCCAGTACATGTTCCTGCGCCAGCGCCTGCAGGCCCTGGACACGGGCTGGAACGAGCTGCACAAGATGTGGGAGAACCGCCAGAGCCTGCTGTCCCAGTCGCACTCCTACCAGCTCTTTCTGCGGGACACCAAGCAGGCCGAGGCCTTCCTCAACAACCAG GAGTACGTGCTGGCCCACACGGAGATGCCCACCACCCTGGAGGGGGCCGAGGCGGCCATCAAAAAGCAGGAAGACTTCATGACCACCATGGACGCCAACGAGGAGAAGATTGGCGGCGTGGTGGACACCGGGCGGCGCCTGGTGGCGGACGGCAACATTAACGCCGAACGCATCCAGGACAAGGTGGACTCCATAcaccaaag ACACACAAAGAACCGAGCGGCCGCCAGCGATCTCCTGGCCAGGCTGAAGGACAACCGAGATCTGCAGAAGTTCCTGCAGGACTGCCAGGAG CTGACCTTGTGGATCAACGAGAAGATGCTGACGGCTCAGGACATGACGTACGACGAGGCGCGCAACCTCCACAGCAAGTGGCTCAAGCACCAGGCCTTCATGGCCGAGCTGCAGTCCAACAAGGAGTGGCTGGACAAGATCCACAAG GACGGCACGGCGCTGATGGCCGAGAAGCCCGAGACGGAGGCCATGGTGCGCGAGAAGCTTTCGGCGCTGAAGAGCATGTGGGCGGAGCTGGAGTCCAGCACGCAGACCAAAGCCAAATGCCTGTTCGACGCCAACAAGGCCGAGCTCTTCACCCAGAGCTGCGCCGACTTGGACAAGTGGCTGGCCGGCCTGGACGGACAGCTGCAGTCGGACGATTACGGGAAGGACCTGACCTCCGTCAACATCCTGCTCAAGAAGCAGCAG ATGCTGGAGAGCCAAGTGGAAGTGCGGCAGAAGGAAGTGGACGAGCTGCAGAGCCAGTCGCTGGCGCTCAGTCGGGAGGGCAAAGGCTCCGAGGAGGTGGACGGCCAGCGCAAGGGCGTGGAGTGCAAGTTTGGCGCTCTGAGGGCGCCGCTCCAGAGCCGTCGGGACAACCTCATGGCCTCCAGGGAGATCCACCAGTTCAACCGCGACGTGGAGGACGAGATT cTGTGGGTGGAGGAGCGCATGCCCTCGGCCGCCTCCACGGACCACGGGCACAACCTGCAGACGGTGCAGCTCCTGATTAAGAAGAACCAG AGCCTGCAGAAGGAGATCCGCGGCCACCGGCCGCGCTACGACGACATCTTCGAGCGCAGCCGCCACGTCCTTTGCGAGGACCGTCCGGCGGCCGAGCCCATCCGCCGGCGCCTGGACGAGCTGCGCGCCCTGTGGGAGCGCGTGggcgaggagacggacaagcgCCACGCCCGGCTGGGCGAGGCGCACCGGGCGCAGCAGTACTACTTTGACGCGGCCGAGGCCGAGGCCTGGATGAGCGAGCAGGAGCTCTACATGATGTCGGAGGAGAAGGCCAAG GACGAACAGAGTTCCGTGGCCATGTTGAAGAAGCATCAGATCCTGGAACAGGCGGTGGAGGACTACGCCGACACCGTGCACCAGCTGTCGGCCACCAGCCGGGGCCTGGTGGCCGCCGAGCACCCCGACAG CGAGCGCGTGGGCATGCGCCAGTCGCAGGTGGACAAACTGTACGCCGGGCTGAAGGACCTGTCGGAGGAGCGGCGAGGGAAGCTGGACGAGCGCTTCCGCCTCTTCCAGCTCAACCGAGAAGTCGACGACTTGGAGCAGTGGATCGCCGAGAGGGAGGTGGTGGCCGGTTCGCACGAGTTGGGACAGGATTACGAGCACGTGACG ATGCTGCAAGAACGCTTCCGCGAATTTGCCCGCGACACCGGCAACATCGGGCAGGAGCGGGTGGACGGCGTCAACCGTCTGGCGGACGAGCTGATCAACGGCGGCCACGGCGACGCCGCCACGGTGGCCGAGTGGAAGGACGGCCTGAACGAGGCCTGGGCCGACCTGCTGGAGCTGATCGACACGCGCACGCAGATCCTGGCCGCCTCCTTCGAGCTGCACAAGTTCTACCACGACGCCAAGGAGATCCTGGCGCGAGTCCTGGACAAGCACAAGAAGCTGCCCGAGGAGTTGGGCCGCGACCAGAACACGGTGGAGACCTTGCAGAGGATGCACACGGCCTTTGAGCACGACATCCAGGCGCTCGGCACGCAG gtgcGCCAACTTCAAGAAGACGCCGTCCGTCTGCAGTCGGCGTACGCCGGCGACAAAGCCGACGACATCCAGAAGCGGGAAGGAGAG GTTTTGGAGGCCTGGAAGAACCTGCTGGAGGCGGCCGAGGGCCGACGAGGCAAGCTGGTGGACACGGGCGACAAATTCCGCTTCTTCAACCTGGTGCGCGACCTCATGCTGTGGATGGACGACGTCATCCGGCTGATCGAGGCGCAGGAGAAGCCGCG CGACGTGTCGTCGGTGGAGCTGCTGATGAACAACCACCAGGGCATCAAGGCCGAGATCGACGCCCGCAACGACAGCTTCACCGCCTGCATCGAACTGGGAAAGGCACTCCTGGCCAGGAAGCACTACGCCTCCGACGAG ATCAAGGAAAAGTTGCTGCAGTTGACGGACAAGCGGAAAGAGATGATTGACAAGTGGGAGGACCGCTGGGAGTGGCTCCGACTAG TGCTGGAGGTGCACCAGTTCTCTCGCGACGCCGGCGTGGCCGAAGCCTGGCTGCTGGGCCAGGAGTCGTACCTGTCCAGCCGCGAGATGGGTCAGAGCGTGGACGACGTGGAGAAGCTGATCAAGAGGCACGAGGCCTTCGAGAAGTCGGCCGCCACCTGGGAGGAGCGCTTTGCCGCCCTGGAGAGATTGACCACG ATGGAATTACTGGAAGTGAGAAGAAAGCTGGAGGAAGAAGAGAGGAACAATCAGACGTCCGCCGCGCAACAAAGGCGAgtgacacgcacgcacacattgGCCTGCTGCCGGTCCACTCTAACGGGTCTTTCTTTTTTAGGGAGGGCGAGGCGCCGAATCAAAACGGGCTGA